In the Candidatus Electrothrix rattekaaiensis genome, one interval contains:
- a CDS encoding cation diffusion facilitator family transporter encodes MSHDHSHHTGNYNRAFAVGILLNLIFVAIEAGYGVAAGSLALIADAGHNLSDVLSLSLAWGASWLATKPATGKRTYGFRKATIMASLTNAIVLLFALGGIAWEAVGRIFDPGPVEAITIIVVAAIGVVVNAITAWLFVSGQKEDLNIKGAYLHMAADTGVSLGVVIAGVFVMLTGWQLIDPLISIFIVAVILVGTWSLLRDSLNLALDSVPKDIDIEKVENYLNGLEHVYQIHDLHIWAMSTTEVALSVHLVTTEEALGNNYLSRVQQKLHDHFGIEHSTIQIEKKDTESCMLNNDICKKGLTR; translated from the coding sequence ATGTCTCACGATCACAGCCATCATACAGGTAATTACAACCGCGCCTTTGCGGTTGGCATCTTGTTGAATCTCATCTTCGTTGCCATTGAGGCGGGCTACGGTGTTGCGGCTGGATCATTGGCACTGATCGCAGACGCTGGACATAATCTGAGCGATGTGCTCAGTCTGTCGCTTGCCTGGGGGGCGAGTTGGCTTGCGACAAAACCAGCAACGGGAAAAAGGACATACGGTTTTCGAAAAGCTACCATCATGGCATCCTTAACCAATGCCATAGTTCTGCTTTTTGCACTTGGAGGCATTGCCTGGGAAGCTGTTGGACGAATATTCGATCCCGGACCTGTTGAAGCAATAACGATAATCGTGGTTGCCGCAATTGGTGTCGTCGTAAATGCGATCACCGCATGGCTCTTTGTTTCCGGCCAGAAAGAAGATTTAAACATCAAGGGTGCCTATTTGCACATGGCTGCCGATACCGGAGTTTCACTTGGTGTCGTTATAGCTGGGGTCTTTGTCATGCTGACGGGGTGGCAACTGATTGATCCGTTAATCAGCATTTTTATCGTAGCCGTCATCCTGGTTGGGACGTGGTCTCTGTTGCGTGATTCTTTAAATCTTGCTCTTGATTCGGTTCCCAAGGATATTGATATAGAAAAGGTAGAAAACTATCTGAACGGCCTTGAGCATGTATACCAGATTCATGATCTGCATATTTGGGCTATGAGCACGACGGAAGTCGCTTTATCCGTGCATTTAGTAACAACAGAGGAGGCCTTAGGCAATAACTATCTTTCAAGGGTTCAACAGAAACTGCATGACCATTTCGGTATTGAGCATTCAACGATACAAATCGAAAAAAAGGACACGGAATCCTGTATGTTAAACAACGATATATGCAAAAAAGGATTGACAAGGTAA
- a CDS encoding VTT domain-containing protein — protein MRPSSAESPTAEKNKNSSKNSSILVPGTNCWQLDRAEKLAFLIDAAAYFDAFREAACQAQQHIYICGWDIDSRVQLARNREVSPDSLQLGTFLHELAQEKKDLQIYILIWDFVRFMGIDREWFSQFKISRKSHRNVHFHMDRLHPVGASVHHKLVVVDDTVACCGGLDLTKARWDTPAHAPDDQRRRTPDGHQYRPHHDVQALVAGLPAQQLGSYFRERWQRVTGERLPGPASQDDSEKKSSWPASVQPDIRCCRTAITRTQPQHEKLLGVYEAEQLYLDSIRSAEKSIYIENQYLTASKVIEALIQRLREPDGPEIILVLPYATDGWLSKGTMDTLRDKAIKALREADIHNRLGVFYAHQQGLEGDETIKIHSKLMIVDKRFIRVGSSNLNNRSMGFDTECDLAVELDDTDDTDDDTASAADQSVNAAEQLCTTLLAEHLGTSPVAVRQAVQQSGSMLRAITALQGGPRTLRKLDPDVTASVDFIAEEQQLFDPERPVEPKRFLRPWIPRGRLTGQQLRLLQAAGAVLLLGGLAAIWYQSPTGRMLSPDRLQEVADLLVRSDYGWLYVAAAYLFGGLVMVPITLLISLTILVFGAYKGFAFALFGSVLSGAVTYGLGQILGRQTVRALAGDTINKLSQKLGRRGILSTFLVRLVPVAPYTVVNIVAGASHIRFTDFLLGTLLGMVPGILAIAGIVDRGYALFRKPDLFSLATSLAVLALILGAWFLIRKKLRSD, from the coding sequence ATGCGGCCTTCATCAGCGGAATCGCCGACAGCAGAAAAAAACAAGAACAGCAGCAAAAACAGCTCTATTTTGGTTCCGGGAACAAACTGTTGGCAGCTTGACCGAGCGGAAAAACTTGCCTTTCTTATAGACGCAGCCGCATATTTTGATGCGTTTCGTGAGGCGGCCTGTCAGGCCCAACAGCATATTTATATCTGCGGCTGGGACATTGACAGCAGGGTGCAGCTGGCGCGGAACCGGGAAGTTTCTCCAGATTCTCTCCAATTAGGTACTTTCCTGCACGAGCTGGCTCAAGAAAAAAAAGATTTACAGATTTATATCCTTATATGGGATTTTGTCCGCTTCATGGGCATTGATCGGGAATGGTTTTCTCAGTTTAAAATCAGCCGGAAAAGCCACAGAAATGTGCATTTCCATATGGACCGGCTTCATCCCGTGGGCGCGTCTGTCCATCACAAGCTCGTTGTGGTGGATGATACAGTGGCCTGTTGCGGCGGACTTGACCTGACAAAGGCTCGCTGGGATACACCCGCCCATGCGCCGGATGACCAACGCCGTAGAACGCCGGACGGCCACCAGTACCGTCCTCATCACGATGTTCAGGCTCTGGTTGCAGGTCTCCCGGCCCAGCAGCTCGGTAGCTATTTCCGAGAACGCTGGCAGCGAGTAACAGGGGAGCGGCTTCCCGGCCCGGCCTCGCAGGATGACAGCGAAAAAAAATCTTCGTGGCCTGCATCGGTCCAGCCGGACATACGCTGCTGCCGTACAGCTATTACCCGCACCCAGCCTCAACATGAAAAACTGCTAGGCGTGTACGAGGCGGAGCAGCTCTATCTTGACAGTATCAGGAGCGCGGAAAAATCAATCTACATAGAAAATCAGTATCTGACAGCGTCAAAGGTGATTGAGGCACTGATTCAAAGGCTGCGGGAGCCTGACGGCCCTGAAATTATTCTTGTGCTGCCCTATGCCACAGACGGCTGGCTCTCTAAAGGCACTATGGATACTCTCCGCGACAAGGCGATCAAGGCTCTCCGTGAGGCGGATATCCATAACCGTCTCGGTGTATTTTACGCGCATCAGCAGGGGCTTGAGGGAGATGAAACCATCAAGATTCACTCCAAGCTGATGATCGTGGACAAGCGTTTTATCCGGGTCGGTTCGTCCAATCTCAATAACCGCTCTATGGGATTTGATACGGAATGCGACCTGGCTGTTGAACTTGATGACACTGATGATACTGATGATGACACAGCCTCTGCCGCAGATCAGAGCGTGAATGCGGCGGAACAGCTTTGCACAACCCTGCTTGCCGAACATCTGGGAACAAGTCCTGTTGCTGTCCGACAGGCTGTGCAGCAGAGCGGTTCCATGCTCCGGGCAATAACTGCACTTCAGGGCGGACCGAGAACGCTCAGAAAACTTGATCCTGATGTAACGGCTTCTGTTGACTTTATTGCCGAAGAACAGCAGCTTTTTGATCCGGAACGACCTGTTGAGCCGAAACGTTTTCTCAGACCGTGGATACCCAGGGGCCGTCTGACCGGACAGCAGCTCCGTTTGTTGCAGGCAGCAGGTGCCGTGTTGCTGCTCGGCGGGCTGGCAGCAATATGGTATCAAAGTCCGACCGGGAGAATGCTCAGCCCTGATCGATTACAAGAGGTTGCAGACCTGCTGGTCAGAAGTGATTACGGCTGGCTCTATGTTGCTGCTGCCTACCTGTTCGGCGGACTGGTCATGGTTCCCATCACCCTGCTGATCAGTCTGACTATCCTCGTGTTCGGGGCCTATAAAGGTTTTGCCTTTGCCCTGTTCGGTTCAGTGCTCAGCGGTGCCGTCACCTACGGACTCGGCCAGATCCTCGGCAGACAGACAGTCAGGGCTCTTGCAGGAGACACCATCAACAAGCTGAGTCAAAAACTCGGTCGACGCGGTATTCTTTCCACCTTTCTTGTCCGTCTGGTGCCGGTTGCTCCGTATACGGTAGTGAATATCGTTGCTGGCGCATCCCATATCCGTTTTACCGATTTTCTGCTCGGAACGCTGCTCGGAATGGTGCCCGGTATCCTGGCAATTGCCGGTATTGTTGACAGGGGCTATGCCTTGTTTCGCAAGCCCGATCTGTTCAGCCTCGCAACAAGCCTTGCCGTACTTGCCCTTATTCTGGGTGCTTGGTTCCTGATCCGAAAAAAACTGCGCAGCGACTGA